One window of Triticum dicoccoides isolate Atlit2015 ecotype Zavitan chromosome 5A, WEW_v2.0, whole genome shotgun sequence genomic DNA carries:
- the LOC119303709 gene encoding glycine-rich RNA-binding protein GRP1A-like, producing MAFLQKVGNVLKRSAGSGSAMLQAVRSMSSAKVFVGGISYGTDDQSLADAFSNYGQVVESKVIMDRESGRSRGFGFVTYTSAEEAGAAITGMDGKDLQGRIVRVSYAHDRGSRPSFGGGGGYGSGGGYGGADGGYGGGGGSYGGGGGYSGGGGYGGGGRGGGGGGYNSGGNYNSGYNSGGNYGAPQGGQGGYGGDAGFTGVGGGGYNAAPANNYGGDSLNQGGGAPPAFGGGNFGAGNDSYANDAPVDLPPGKLDDLLKDLKFDVGGKEDGAGEGDADTKRSEGQDDFLDDDFSKDEDDYANKRS from the exons ATGGCGTTCCTGCAGAAGGTCGGGAATGTCCTCAAGCGATCCGCGGGCTCCGGCTCGGCGATGCTCCAGGCGGTCCGGTCCATGTCCTCCGCCAAGGTCTTCGTCGGAG GCATCTCGTACGGCACCGATGACCAGAGCCTCGCGGATGCGTTTTCCAACTACGGCCAAGTCGTGGAAT CCAAGGTGATCATGGACCGTGAATCTGGGAGGTCAAGGGGGTTTGGTTTCGTGACCTACACTTCGGCAGAGGAGGCTGGAGCTGCCATCACCGGAATGGATGGGAAG GATCTGCAGGGTCGGATAGTGAGGGTGAGCTATGCTCATGACCGTGGTAGTCGTCCAAGTTTTGGTGGTGGGGGTGgctacggcagcggcggcggctatggCGGTGCTGACGGTGGTTACGGTGGAGGGGGTGGTTcctatggtggtggtggagggtaCAGCGGAGGTGGTGGATATGGAGGTGGAGGCagaggtggcggcggtggtggatacAACAGTGGTGGCAATTATAATTCAGGGTACAACAGTGGGGGGAACTATGGTGCCCCTCAAGGCGGGCAAGGTGGCTATGGGGGTGATGCTGGTTTCACAGGGGTTGGTGGTGGTGGATACAATGCTGCTCCTGCCAACAACTATGGCGGCGATAGCCTGAATCAAGGGGGTGGTGCACCTCCTGCATTTGGAGGTGGAAACTTCGGCGCAGGCAACGACAGCTACGCGAACGATGCCCCTGTTGATCTGCCCCCTGGTAAGCTCGATGACCTGCTGAAGGATCTCAAATTTGATGTTGGTGGCAAGGAGGATGGTGCTGGGGAGGGTGATGCGGACACCAAGAGAAGCGAGGGCCAGGATGACTTTCTTGACGACGACTTCAGcaaggatgaagatgactacgCCAACAAGAGAAGCTGA